One genomic region from Salvia hispanica cultivar TCC Black 2014 chromosome 2, UniMelb_Shisp_WGS_1.0, whole genome shotgun sequence encodes:
- the LOC125205432 gene encoding vicilin Cor a 11.0101 — MSYKAICLALLLATATVALASQDPELQQCKQQCHSQRHADDKQIRQCEDRCEDYHRNDRSPIQKLRECNRDCERRQQEERRREDCQRRCQERYEKETQSYDQKYQKQTTNNPYVFEDRHFVTGMQTQHGRLRILQQFTERSDLLRGIDNYRVAVLEAQPQTFIVPSHLDAQILVFVARGRGAVNMVREERRESFNIKQGDIFRIHAGTTTYLVNRDNNERLVLVKLIQPVNTPGQFEQFYGAGGQNPESYFKAFSDEILEAAFNVDGQRVKRLFGQQRQGAIIKASSEQIRSMSQHQEGGIWPFGGESKGTHNIYDQRPIYNNKYGQYYEVESSQFRQLRDLDIAISFSNMSQGAMTAPFYNSKATKIAVVVEGEGYFEMACPHLSQSQSQRQRQRQSRRSEEEEEEEESYRPRGESTTSYKTVRSRLRTGTVVVVPAGHPFVAVASNNQNLQILSFKVNADNNEQFTLAGKRNVMNQLEREAKELAFGMPAREVEEVLRSQKEEFFFEGPGRRADA, encoded by the exons ATGAGTTATAAAGCCATCTGTTTAGCGTTGCTGCTTGCCACTGCCACAGTGGCCCTGGCATCCCAGGATCCGGAGCTGCAGCAGTGCAAGCAACAGTGCCACTCCCAGCGCCACGCCGACGACAAGCAGATTCGACAATGCGAAGACCGCTGCGAGGATTACCACCGCAACGACAGGAGCCCCATCCAGAAGCTGCGCGAGTGCAACAGAGACTGCGAGCGCCGCCAGCAAGAGGAGCGCCGGCGTGAGGACTGCCAGAGGCGCTGCCAGGAGAGGTACGAGAAGGAGACCCAGAGCTACGACCAGAAATATCAGAAGCAGACCACCAACAACCCCTACGTGTTCGAGGATCGCCATTTCGTTACTGGAATGCAGACGCAGCACGGCCGCCTCCGCATTCTCCAGCAATTCACGGAGAGGTCTGATCTGCTCCGCGGGATCGACAACTACCGCGTCGCTGTGCTTGAAGCGCAGCCGCAGACGTTCATCGTGCCTTCGCACTTGGATGCCCAAATCCTTGTGTTTGTTGCCAGag GGAGGGGAGCAGTGAACATGGTGCGCGAAGAGAGGAGAGAAAGCTTCAACATCAAACAAGGGGATATATTCAGAATCCACGCTGGAACGACGACGTATTTGGTCAACCGGGACAACAATGAGAGACTTGTCCTAGTCAAACTCATCCAGCCTGTTAATACTCCCGGCCAGTTTGAG CAATTCTACGGAGCTGGAGGGCAAAATCCCGAATCATACTTCAAGGCCTTCAGCGATGAAATTCTTGAAGCTGCTTTCAATGTGGATGGACAGAGGGTGAAGAGGCTATTCGGGCAACAGAGACAAGGAGCGATCATCAAGGCGTCGTCGGAGCAGATACGCTCGATGAGCCAGCACCAAGAAGGCGGCATCTGGCCGTTCGGCGGGGAGTCAAAGGGCACTCACAACATCTACGACCAACGCCCCATCTACAACAACAAATACGGGCAGTACTACGAGGTCGAGTCCTCCCAATTCCGTCAGCTACGCGACCTCGACATCGCCATTTCATTCTCCAACATGTCCCAGGGTGCCATGACTGCTCCCTTCTACAACTCCAAAGCCACCAAGATCGCTGTGGTGGTGGAGGGCGAAGGCTACTTCGAGATGGCATGCCCCCACCTCTCCCAATCTCAGTCACAGAGGCAGAGGCAGAGGCAGAGCCGCCGCagcgaggaggaggaggaggaggaggagtctTACAGGCCGCGTGGTGAATCCACCACCAGCTACAAGACGGTCCGGTCCCGGTTGAGGACTGGCACCGTGGTGGTGGTGCCGGCGGGTCATCCTTTCGTGGCTGTTGCTTCCAACAACCAGAACCTACAGATCCTGTCCTTCAAAGTGAATGCTGACAACAACGAGCAGTTCACTCTAGCAGGGAAGAGGAATGTGATGAACCAGCTGGAGAGGGAGGCCAAGGAGCTGGCGTTCGGGATGCCGGCGAGAGAGGTGGAGGAGGTGCTCCGTAGCCAGAAGGAGGAGTTCTTCTTCGAGGGACCAGGGCGGAGAGCCGACGCATAA